One part of the Haliotis asinina isolate JCU_RB_2024 chromosome 2, JCU_Hal_asi_v2, whole genome shotgun sequence genome encodes these proteins:
- the LOC137271388 gene encoding uncharacterized protein yields MHLKCLQSGICVPRDVVMLLLQILDPEGVEARKRRRLRRRQYLSRGPNNVWHIDSYDKLKPYGMAINGCIDGFSRNIIWLDVCKTNSDPKVIAGYYIGAVQRLGGCPQRIRADMGSENSYVEQMQIFLRRNHEDDLSGANSFMYGKSTHNQRIEWFWGILRKQLAQYWMDLFKSFQDEEDTQFCGDLLDKSLIQHCFMELIQNDLDNLQTTWNSHSISSKTNAIRQGNRPVMMYSLPELFDKEDCLCAVDVEEVYMCSEETLPKNERMCDETVKELCSILMEEQGLDYPDNVDDAVHLYKCLRREIRLVL; encoded by the exons ATGCATCTCAAGTGTTTACAATCGGGGATATGTGTACCCAGAGATGTAGTTATGTTACTGCTACAGATACTGGATCCTGAAGGGGTCGAGGCGCGGAAGCGAAGGAGACTCAGAAGACGTCAGTATCTAAGCAGAGGTCCGAATAATGTCTGGCATATTGATTCTTATGATAAACTCAAACCATATGGAATGGCAATTAATGGTTGCATCGACGGCTTTTCCAGGAATATCATATGGTTGGATGTATGTAAAACAAACAGTGATCCAAAAGTAATTGCGGGATATTACATTGGTGCTGTACAGCGCCTGGGTGGCTGCCCACAGCGAATCAGGGCAGACATGGGAAGTGAAAACTCCTATGTGGaacaaatgcaaatatttcTCCGAAGGAATCACGAGGACGATCTTTCTGGCGCcaacagtttcatgtatggCAAAAGTACGCACAACCAACGTATTGAATGGTTCTGGGGAATTCTACGGAAGCAACTGGCACAATATTGGATGGATTTGTTCAAATCATTCCAAGATGAAGAGGACACACAATTTTGTGGTGATCTGTTGGATAAGAGTCTAATACAACACTGCTTTATGGAGCTAATACAG AATGACCTGGACAACCTGCAGACCACTTGGAACTCTCACAGTATCTCATCCAAAACCAATGCGATTCGACAAGGCAACAGGCCGGTCATGATGTACAGTCTCCCAGAATTATTCGACAAGGAAGATTGTCTGTGTGCTGTGGACGTGGAGGAAGTATATATGTGTTCAGAAGAAACTTTACCAAAGAATGAACGCATGTGCGATGAAACGGTGAAGGAGCTTTGTTCAATCCTGATGGAAGAACAGGGACTGGATTATCCTGATAACGTTGATGACGCAGTTCACTTGTACAAATGTTTACGTAGAGAAATAAGGCTGGTCTTGTGA